The following are encoded together in the Microtus pennsylvanicus isolate mMicPen1 chromosome 8, mMicPen1.hap1, whole genome shotgun sequence genome:
- the Fam136a gene encoding protein FAM136A — MAEVQQLRVQEAVDAMVKSVEKENIRKMQGLMFRCSANCCEDNQASMQQVHQCIERCHAPLAQAQALVTSELERFQDRLARCTMHCNDKAKDSIDAGNKEQQVKRQLDSCVAKCVDDHMHLIPTMTKKMKESLSSIGK, encoded by the exons ATGGCGGAGGTGCAGCAACTCCGAGTGCAGGAGGCCGTGGACGCCATGGTGAAAAGTGTGGAGAAAGAGAACATCCGGAAGATGCAG ggTCTCATGTTCCGGTGCAGCGCCAACTGCTGTGAGGACAACCAGGCATCTATGCAGCAGGTGCACCAATGCATCGAACGCTGCCATGCACCTTTGGCTCAAGCCCAGGCCTTGGTGACCAGTGAGCTGGAAAGGTTCCAG GACCGTCTGGCCCGGTGCACCATGCATTGCAATGACAAAGCCAAAGACTCCATAGATGCAGGAAATAAAGAGCAGCAGGTGAAGCGACAGCTGGACAGCTGTGTGGCCAAGTGTGTGGATGACCACATGCACCTCATCCCAACAATGACCAAAAAGATGAAGGAGTCTCTGTCATCCATCGGGAAATAA